A region from the Triticum urartu cultivar G1812 chromosome 1, Tu2.1, whole genome shotgun sequence genome encodes:
- the LOC125532802 gene encoding NAC domain-containing protein 75-like, translated as VLPAGVKFDPTDQELIEHLIQSECGMHAMWHNTGNTLPVMVNGRQMGSKKVLVLHTNKNFDQQRTNWVMHQYH; from the exons gtgcttccggctggcgtcaagttcgatcccacggatcaggagctgatcgagcacctt ATACAGTCAGAGTGCGGCATGCATGCGATGTGGCACAacaccggcaataccttgccagTGATGGTCAATGGCCGACAGATGGGCAGCAAAAAGGTTCTTGTGCttcacaccaacaagaacttcgaccagcagaggaccaactgggtgatgcaccagtaccac